The following coding sequences lie in one Mustelus asterias chromosome 8, sMusAst1.hap1.1, whole genome shotgun sequence genomic window:
- the LOC144496900 gene encoding E3 ubiquitin-protein ligase PPP1R11-like yields MEREIERGAMAEAASASSTVTETVDGNQPADPENRSITIRLRKRKTNKKVEWTSDTVDNEHLGRRSSKCCCIYEKPRAFGESSSESEDEDGGGCGNAHCVRGHKKPFSGDGSHPADHNHDAQHPNHGHSQPPEN; encoded by the exons ATGGAGCGAGAGATTGAGCGCGGCGCGATGGCGGAGGCAGCGAGCGCGTCTTCTACCGTCACCGAGACCGTGGATGGGAACCAGCCGGCAGACCCG GAGAATCGGAGCATCACTATCCGACTGAGGAAACGCAAAACTAACAAGAAGGTGGAGTGGACGAGTGACACTGTGGACAATGAGCACCTGGGCCGGCGCTCCTCCAAGT GCTGCTGCATCTACGAGAAGCCGAGGGCCTTTGGTGAGAGCTCATCGGAGAGCGAGGACGAAGATGGCGGCGGCTGCGGCAACGCGCACTGCGTCAGGGGCCACAAGAAACCGTTTTCGGGCGACGGCTCCCATCCCGCGGACCACAACCACGACGCCCAGCACCCGAATCACGGACACAGTCAGCCACCGGAAAACTGA